The proteins below are encoded in one region of Pseudomonas putida S13.1.2:
- a CDS encoding phosphotransferase family protein, with the protein MTLTDQSTQVRPGEELDAAVIDPYLKANIPGLDGLPSISQFPGGASNLTYLVSYPGRDFVLRRPPFGQKAKSAHDMGREFRILNQLNSGFPFCPKAYVHCTDSSLIGGEFYVMERVKGIILRSDIPAELNLDASRTEALCKSFIDRLVELHQVDYNACGLADLGKPEGYVQRQIEGWTSRYEKALTPDAPRWEKVTAWLHDKMPADHPKPAIVHNDYRFDNVILDADNPMHIIGVLDWEMATLGDPLMDLGNSLAYWIEADDPAPVQLMRRQPSNAPGMLTRRQFVDYYAERAGIALDNFDFYYCYGLFRLAGIVQQIYYRYYHGQTQDKRFAQFIHMNRLLEQMTLQVIAKSSL; encoded by the coding sequence ATGACGCTCACCGACCAGTCCACCCAGGTACGCCCCGGCGAAGAACTCGACGCGGCCGTCATCGACCCTTACCTCAAGGCCAACATCCCCGGCCTGGACGGCCTGCCGAGCATAAGCCAGTTCCCCGGGGGGGCCTCCAACCTCACCTACCTGGTCAGCTACCCCGGCCGGGACTTCGTGCTGCGCCGCCCGCCATTTGGGCAAAAGGCCAAGTCGGCTCACGACATGGGCCGCGAGTTCCGTATCCTCAACCAGTTGAACAGCGGCTTCCCCTTCTGCCCCAAAGCGTATGTCCACTGCACCGACAGCAGCCTGATCGGCGGCGAGTTCTACGTCATGGAACGGGTCAAGGGCATCATCCTGCGCTCGGACATCCCTGCCGAGCTGAACCTTGACGCCAGCCGTACCGAGGCCCTGTGCAAAAGCTTTATCGACCGCCTGGTCGAGTTGCACCAGGTGGACTACAACGCCTGTGGCCTGGCCGACCTGGGCAAGCCGGAAGGCTATGTGCAGCGCCAGATCGAGGGCTGGACCAGCCGCTACGAAAAAGCCCTGACCCCGGATGCCCCGCGCTGGGAAAAGGTGACCGCCTGGTTGCACGATAAAATGCCGGCCGACCATCCGAAGCCCGCCATCGTGCACAACGATTACCGCTTCGACAACGTGATCCTCGACGCCGACAACCCCATGCACATCATTGGTGTGCTTGACTGGGAAATGGCCACCCTGGGCGACCCGCTGATGGACCTGGGCAACAGCCTGGCCTACTGGATCGAGGCCGACGACCCGGCGCCGGTGCAGCTGATGCGCCGCCAGCCGAGCAACGCGCCGGGCATGCTCACCCGCCGCCAGTTCGTGGATTACTACGCCGAGCGGGCGGGTATCGCGTTGGACAACTTCGATTTCTACTACTGCTATGGCCTGTTCCGCCTGGCCGGTATCGTCCAGCAGATCTACTACCGCTATTACCACGGCCAGACCCAGGACAAGCGTTTCGCCCAGTTCATCCACATGAACCGCTTGCTGGAGCAGATGACCTTGCAGGTCATTGCCAAGTCCAGCCTCTGA
- a CDS encoding SDR family oxidoreductase, whose product MSKTHLFDLDGKIAFVSGASRGIGEAIAHLLAQQGAHVIVSSRKLDGCQQVAEAIIAAGGKATAVACHIGEMEQIQQVFAGIREQFGRLDILVNNAATNPQFCNVLDTDLNAFQKTVDVNIRGYFFMSVEAGKLMREHGGGSIINVASINGVSPGHFQGIYSVTKAAVINMTKVFAKECAQFGIRCNALLPGLTDTKFASALVKNDAILNAALQQIPLKRVADPKEMAGAVLYLASDASSYTTGTALNVDGGYLS is encoded by the coding sequence ATGTCCAAGACCCACCTGTTCGACCTCGACGGCAAGATTGCCTTTGTTTCCGGCGCCAGCCGCGGCATCGGCGAAGCCATCGCCCACCTGCTGGCCCAGCAAGGTGCCCATGTGATCGTTTCCAGCCGCAAGCTCGACGGTTGCCAACAGGTAGCCGAGGCAATCATCGCCGCGGGTGGCAAGGCGACGGCGGTGGCCTGCCACATCGGTGAGATGGAACAGATCCAGCAGGTGTTCGCCGGCATCCGCGAACAGTTCGGGCGCCTGGACATCCTGGTCAACAACGCCGCCACCAACCCGCAGTTCTGCAACGTGCTGGACACCGACCTGAATGCCTTCCAGAAGACCGTGGACGTGAACATCCGCGGTTACTTCTTCATGTCGGTGGAAGCCGGCAAGCTGATGCGCGAGCATGGCGGCGGCAGCATCATCAACGTGGCATCGATCAACGGCGTGTCACCCGGCCACTTCCAGGGTATCTATTCGGTGACCAAGGCGGCAGTCATCAACATGACCAAGGTCTTCGCCAAGGAGTGCGCCCAGTTCGGCATTCGCTGCAACGCCCTGCTGCCGGGCCTGACCGACACCAAGTTTGCCTCTGCACTGGTGAAAAACGATGCCATCCTGAATGCCGCCCTGCAGCAGATCCCGCTCAAACGCGTGGCCGACCCCAAGGAAATGGCCGGCGCGGTGTTGTACCTGGCCAGCGATGCGTCCAGCTACACCACCGGCACGGCACTGAACGTCGACGGCGGTTACCTGTCCTGA
- a CDS encoding SCP2 sterol-binding domain-containing protein — protein sequence MTSVADAVKKMQEKFNPSAAAGLDLVFGFNITDEDKQYALIVKDGTCELQEGENPDANCTLVMDSETLKGIVSGETDGMQAFMGGKLRVEGDMMLSMKLSELFPS from the coding sequence ATGACCTCCGTAGCTGATGCCGTCAAAAAGATGCAAGAGAAGTTCAACCCATCCGCTGCCGCCGGCCTGGACCTGGTGTTCGGCTTCAACATCACCGACGAAGACAAGCAATACGCGCTGATCGTCAAAGACGGCACCTGCGAACTGCAGGAAGGCGAAAACCCGGACGCCAACTGCACCCTGGTGATGGACAGCGAAACCCTGAAGGGCATCGTCAGTGGTGAAACCGACGGCATGCAGGCCTTCATGGGCGGCAAGCTGCGCGTTGAAGGCGACATGATGCTGTCGATGAAACTCAGCGAGCTGTTCCCGTCCTGA
- a CDS encoding histidine phosphatase family protein: protein MGNLYLIRHGQASFGADDYDVLSPVGVRQSQALGEHLAQLGVRLDRCVAGDLRRQQDTARLALQALHASGCPVPAVETDAAFNEFDADGVIRALLPGLLPEEPDALHILRNAAQHRSEFQRLFALMVQRWHTGEHADDGLESWQAFTRRVQAGLERVLDTAGSGDNVAIFTSGGTIAALLHLVTRITPSQAFALNWQIINTSLSQLKFRGRDVALASFNSQAHVQLLRVPELVTYR from the coding sequence GTGGGCAACCTCTACCTGATCCGACATGGCCAAGCCTCCTTCGGTGCCGATGACTACGACGTCCTCTCGCCCGTGGGCGTGCGCCAGAGCCAGGCCTTGGGTGAGCACCTGGCCCAGCTGGGTGTTCGGCTGGACCGCTGCGTGGCAGGCGACCTGCGCCGCCAGCAGGATACCGCACGGCTGGCCCTGCAGGCCTTGCATGCCAGCGGCTGCCCGGTGCCGGCTGTTGAGACCGACGCGGCATTCAATGAGTTCGATGCCGATGGCGTCATCCGCGCCCTGTTGCCCGGGCTGCTGCCAGAAGAGCCCGATGCCCTGCACATCCTGCGCAATGCTGCGCAACACCGCAGCGAATTCCAGCGCCTGTTCGCATTGATGGTGCAGCGCTGGCACACGGGCGAACATGCCGACGATGGCCTGGAAAGCTGGCAGGCGTTCACCCGCCGTGTACAAGCTGGCCTGGAACGCGTGCTCGATACCGCTGGCAGCGGTGACAATGTCGCTATTTTCACCTCGGGCGGCACCATTGCCGCCCTGCTCCACCTGGTGACCCGTATTACCCCCAGCCAGGCGTTCGCGCTGAACTGGCAGATCATCAACACGTCGCTCAGCCAGCTGAAGTTTCGCGGCCGCGACGTGGCACTGGCCTCCTTCAACAGCCAGGCCCATGTGCAGCTGTTGAGGGTACCGGAGCTTGTCACCTATCGATGA
- a CDS encoding DUF6434 domain-containing protein, whose product MSVDWHAGPITRATPLDKHYRNTHKVRQFLLSECGEAFKFDRAFMAWIKSGTPSTMGEVADEWLRMQR is encoded by the coding sequence ATGAGCGTCGACTGGCACGCTGGGCCGATTACCAGAGCCACCCCGCTGGACAAGCATTACCGCAACACGCACAAGGTTCGTCAGTTTCTGCTCAGTGAGTGCGGGGAAGCATTCAAGTTCGACCGTGCATTTATGGCATGGATCAAAAGTGGCACGCCATCCACGATGGGCGAGGTTGCGGACGAATGGCTGCGTATGCAACGGTGA
- a CDS encoding two-component system sensor histidine kinase NtrB, whose amino-acid sequence MVSADCLDHPVMPAHRYEQLVQSVVDYAIYMLNPAGHVVSWNAGAQRIKGYRADEVIGQHFSLFFTPQDCADGRPERLLRQALEQGVAQDEGWRVRKDGTQFWALAALDVIRDDQGQIIGLAKVTRDITDRRESAMQLDAVRAQLFQAQKLEALGQLTGGLAHDFNNMLTIIMSSARLALASQDPARIQRMLQHILVAGQRGTELTQQLLSFARHRQLDVACVAPQDLVAATRGLLEHALPSSIELRVQLQADLPLIEVDAGQLQMVLLNLLFNARDAIAGSGRIGLTVELVELAGEVEGLHGSFVCFVVEDNGEGIAPEVLPRIFEPFFTTKPFGKGTGLGLSQVYGFARQSGGAIHVDSDPGHGTFMQLYLPTYQDKTNSPLDR is encoded by the coding sequence ATGGTTTCAGCTGACTGCCTCGACCACCCCGTCATGCCTGCGCACCGCTATGAACAGCTGGTTCAGTCGGTGGTGGATTACGCCATCTACATGCTCAACCCGGCCGGCCATGTGGTGTCGTGGAATGCCGGTGCGCAACGGATCAAGGGCTACCGCGCCGATGAAGTGATCGGCCAGCATTTTTCGCTGTTCTTCACCCCCCAGGATTGTGCCGACGGCCGCCCTGAGCGCTTGCTGCGCCAGGCGCTGGAACAGGGTGTGGCGCAGGATGAGGGCTGGCGCGTGCGCAAGGATGGCACACAGTTCTGGGCCCTGGCGGCGCTGGACGTGATCCGCGATGACCAGGGCCAGATCATCGGCCTGGCCAAGGTCACGCGGGACATCACCGACCGCCGTGAGTCGGCGATGCAACTGGATGCAGTGCGCGCCCAGTTGTTCCAGGCGCAGAAGCTGGAAGCCCTCGGCCAGTTGACCGGCGGGCTGGCGCATGACTTCAACAACATGCTCACCATCATCATGAGCTCCGCGCGCCTGGCGCTAGCCAGCCAGGACCCGGCGCGTATCCAGCGCATGCTGCAGCATATTCTCGTCGCCGGGCAGCGGGGCACCGAGCTGACTCAGCAGTTGCTCAGCTTTGCCCGTCACCGTCAGCTCGATGTGGCGTGCGTCGCACCGCAAGACCTTGTAGCCGCTACCCGCGGCCTGTTGGAACACGCACTGCCCAGCTCGATTGAGCTGCGGGTACAGTTGCAAGCGGACTTGCCGTTGATCGAAGTGGACGCCGGGCAGTTGCAGATGGTGCTGCTGAACCTGCTGTTCAATGCCCGCGATGCCATCGCAGGGTCGGGCCGGATAGGCCTGACGGTCGAGTTGGTTGAGTTGGCGGGCGAGGTGGAAGGGCTGCACGGCAGCTTTGTGTGCTTTGTGGTGGAAGACAACGGCGAAGGGATTGCACCAGAAGTATTGCCGCGCATTTTCGAGCCATTCTTCACTACCAAGCCGTTCGGCAAGGGCACTGGCCTGGGCCTTAGCCAGGTATATGGTTTTGCCAGGCAGAGCGGTGGCGCCATCCACGTCGACAGTGATCCCGGCCATGGAACTTTCATGCAGCTTTACTTGCCCACGTATCAGGACAAGACCAACAGCCCACTCGACAGGTAA
- a CDS encoding class I SAM-dependent methyltransferase, giving the protein MDRSLQLNRISWDERAPLHAASKDYEVEILVQRPGHLSETVRFDLPLLGDIKGLKTVHLQCHIGTDTLSLARLGAKVSGLDYSAASLAEARALAERCAVPIEYVESDVYAADKVLPAGTFDLVYTGIGALCWLPRIEPWARTVAALLKPGGRLFLRDGHPMLMAVNEDHQDRLQLEYPYFEHEAPTVWHNDQTYVATEQRLAHTETHEWNHGLGEVVTALLAHGLQLTALVEHQSIPWEALPGQMLKGSDGEYRLREQPARLPLSYTLVAVKA; this is encoded by the coding sequence ATGGACCGTTCACTGCAACTCAACCGCATCAGTTGGGACGAACGCGCCCCACTGCACGCTGCCTCGAAGGACTACGAAGTCGAGATTCTGGTCCAGCGCCCCGGGCACCTGTCCGAAACCGTGCGCTTCGACCTGCCTTTGCTCGGCGATATCAAAGGGTTGAAGACCGTCCACCTGCAGTGCCACATTGGTACCGACACCCTTTCGCTGGCGCGTCTTGGTGCCAAGGTCAGCGGCCTGGACTATTCCGCGGCTTCGCTGGCCGAAGCGCGGGCACTGGCCGAGCGTTGCGCGGTGCCCATCGAGTATGTCGAGTCCGACGTCTATGCCGCCGACAAGGTACTGCCGGCAGGCACGTTCGACCTGGTCTACACCGGTATCGGCGCGCTCTGCTGGTTGCCCCGCATCGAGCCGTGGGCGCGTACGGTCGCGGCGCTGCTGAAACCCGGCGGGCGGTTGTTCCTGCGCGATGGGCACCCGATGCTGATGGCCGTGAATGAAGACCACCAGGACCGCTTGCAGCTCGAATACCCGTATTTCGAGCACGAAGCGCCCACGGTGTGGCACAACGACCAGACCTACGTTGCAACTGAACAGCGCCTTGCCCATACCGAAACCCACGAATGGAACCACGGCCTGGGTGAAGTCGTTACTGCCCTGCTGGCGCATGGGTTGCAACTGACGGCACTGGTCGAGCACCAGAGCATCCCTTGGGAGGCGCTGCCGGGGCAGATGCTCAAGGGCAGCGATGGTGAGTATCGCTTGCGCGAGCAGCCTGCACGCCTGCCCCTGAGCTACACCTTGGTGGCGGTCAAAGCCTGA
- the sohB gene encoding protease SohB yields MEFLAEYASFLAKTATLVIAILVVLSAIAGLRSKGRRKPGGQLQVTRLNEFYKDLRERLESGLLDKAQLKALRKQQAKAEKQQKKGKAEEKGRVFVLDFDGDIKASATESLRNEITALLTLATARDEVVLRLESGGGLVHSYGLAASQLARIRQAGIPLTVCIDKVAASGGYMMACIGEKIVSAPFAVVGSIGVVAQLPNVNRLLKKHDIDFEVLTAGEYKRTLTVFGENTDKGREKFQEDLDITHQLFKDFVARYRPQLHIDEVATGEVWLGVAALNRQLVDELQTSDEYLSARARNANLFHLHYAERKSLQERIGMAASGTVENTVVGLWSKLGRLR; encoded by the coding sequence GTGGAGTTTCTTGCCGAGTACGCAAGCTTTCTCGCCAAAACCGCCACCCTGGTCATCGCCATCCTCGTGGTGCTGTCGGCCATCGCCGGGTTGCGCAGCAAAGGGCGGCGCAAACCGGGTGGGCAGCTGCAGGTCACCCGCCTGAACGAATTCTACAAGGACCTGCGCGAGCGCCTGGAGTCCGGCCTGCTCGACAAGGCCCAGCTCAAGGCCTTGCGCAAGCAGCAGGCCAAAGCGGAAAAACAGCAAAAGAAAGGCAAGGCCGAGGAAAAGGGCCGGGTTTTCGTGCTGGACTTCGATGGCGACATCAAAGCCTCTGCCACCGAAAGCCTGCGCAACGAAATTACCGCGCTGCTGACCCTCGCCACAGCGCGTGATGAAGTGGTGCTGCGCCTCGAAAGCGGTGGTGGCCTGGTGCACAGCTACGGCCTGGCGGCGTCGCAACTGGCGCGCATTCGTCAGGCGGGCATCCCGCTGACCGTGTGCATCGACAAGGTGGCCGCCAGCGGCGGATACATGATGGCCTGCATCGGCGAGAAAATCGTCAGTGCGCCGTTTGCCGTAGTGGGTTCGATCGGGGTGGTGGCGCAGTTGCCTAACGTCAACCGCCTGCTGAAAAAGCACGATATCGACTTTGAAGTGCTGACTGCTGGCGAATACAAGCGCACCCTGACCGTGTTTGGCGAGAACACCGACAAAGGCCGGGAGAAGTTCCAGGAAGACCTGGACATCACCCATCAGCTGTTCAAGGACTTTGTCGCCCGCTACCGCCCGCAGTTGCACATCGACGAAGTGGCCACTGGCGAAGTCTGGCTCGGCGTAGCCGCACTCAACCGCCAGCTGGTGGACGAACTGCAGACCAGCGACGAGTACCTCAGCGCACGCGCGCGCAACGCCAACCTGTTCCACCTACACTACGCCGAGCGCAAGAGCTTGCAAGAGCGGATCGGCATGGCGGCCAGTGGCACGGTGGAGAACACTGTGGTGGGCTTATGGAGTAAACTCGGTCGCCTGCGCTAA
- the adhP gene encoding alcohol dehydrogenase AdhP — protein MKAAVVAPGRRVAIVEKPLRPLEHGEALLKMQCCGVCHTDLHVKNGDFGDKTGVVLGHEGIGVVQAVGPGVTSLKPGDRASVAWFYQGCGHCEYCNSGNETLCREVKNSGYTVDGGMAEACIVNADYSVKVPDGLDSAAASSITCAGVTTYKAVKISNIRPGQWIAIYGLGGLGNLALQYAKNVFNAKVIAIDVNEEQLRFASEMGADLLVNPLNEDAAKVIQAKTGGAHAAVVTAVAKGAFNSAVDALRAGGRLVAVGLPSESMDLNIPRLVLDGIEVVGSLVGTRQDLQEAFQFAAEGKVVPKVTLRPIEDINQIFDEMLEGKIKGRMVIQFEG, from the coding sequence ATGAAAGCTGCTGTTGTTGCACCAGGCCGTCGCGTGGCCATAGTAGAGAAACCCCTACGGCCCCTCGAACACGGCGAAGCGCTGCTGAAGATGCAATGCTGCGGCGTCTGCCACACCGACCTGCACGTGAAGAATGGCGACTTCGGTGACAAGACCGGCGTGGTGCTGGGCCACGAAGGCATCGGCGTGGTCCAGGCAGTCGGGCCGGGCGTTACCTCGCTCAAGCCGGGCGACCGTGCCAGTGTTGCCTGGTTCTACCAGGGTTGCGGGCATTGCGAGTACTGCAACAGCGGTAACGAAACCCTGTGCCGCGAAGTGAAGAACTCCGGGTACACCGTAGATGGCGGCATGGCCGAGGCCTGCATCGTCAATGCCGACTACTCGGTCAAAGTACCTGACGGCCTCGATTCCGCTGCCGCCAGCAGCATTACCTGCGCCGGCGTCACCACCTACAAGGCGGTGAAAATCTCCAATATCCGCCCCGGCCAGTGGATCGCTATCTACGGCCTCGGCGGCTTGGGCAACCTGGCCCTGCAATATGCCAAGAACGTCTTCAACGCCAAAGTGATCGCCATCGACGTCAACGAAGAGCAACTGCGCTTCGCCAGCGAGATGGGCGCAGATTTGCTCGTCAACCCGCTCAACGAAGACGCTGCGAAGGTTATCCAGGCCAAGACCGGTGGCGCCCACGCTGCCGTGGTGACGGCCGTCGCCAAAGGCGCGTTCAACTCGGCCGTCGATGCCCTGCGCGCTGGCGGGCGACTGGTTGCCGTCGGGCTTCCGTCGGAGTCCATGGACCTGAATATTCCCCGCCTGGTGCTGGATGGGATCGAAGTGGTGGGCTCGCTGGTAGGCACACGCCAGGACCTGCAGGAAGCCTTCCAGTTTGCGGCTGAAGGCAAAGTCGTGCCCAAGGTGACCCTGCGACCGATCGAAGATATCAACCAGATCTTTGACGAGATGCTGGAAGGCAAGATCAAAGGCCGCATGGTGATCCAGTTCGAAGGCTGA
- a CDS encoding SOS response-associated peptidase family protein, with product MCGRYSIYESMDHYLRQLSLDLVVINGYDHAPISRYNVAPSTRVEVIRQVEGGLSVDRVKWGWSPFWAKGKRPDPINARAETVVTGKFFKGLWPAGRALAPANGWFEWIPDPADPKRKQPFYITSADGAPLYFAALAEVHQNIEPDERDGFVIITAAADQGLIDIHDRKPLVLSPELAREWIAPTTSPQRAAAIVEQGCRPAADFRWYPVSKAVGNVRNEGEWLVTPLDNEKL from the coding sequence ATGTGCGGACGGTACTCGATCTATGAGTCGATGGATCACTACCTGCGCCAGCTATCGCTGGACCTGGTGGTAATCAATGGCTACGACCACGCGCCAATCAGCCGCTACAACGTGGCGCCGTCGACCCGGGTAGAGGTCATACGCCAGGTGGAGGGAGGACTGAGTGTGGATCGGGTCAAATGGGGATGGTCGCCGTTCTGGGCGAAAGGGAAACGTCCGGATCCGATCAATGCCCGGGCCGAAACGGTGGTAACGGGCAAGTTCTTCAAAGGGCTGTGGCCCGCAGGCAGAGCACTGGCACCGGCAAATGGCTGGTTCGAGTGGATTCCTGATCCGGCGGACCCAAAGCGAAAGCAGCCTTTTTACATCACCAGCGCGGATGGCGCGCCGCTGTACTTCGCGGCACTTGCAGAAGTGCACCAGAACATCGAGCCTGACGAGCGCGATGGTTTTGTGATCATCACAGCAGCAGCGGATCAAGGGCTGATCGATATCCACGACCGCAAACCCTTGGTCTTGTCCCCTGAGCTCGCCCGGGAATGGATCGCACCCACTACGTCGCCGCAGCGAGCTGCGGCAATCGTGGAACAGGGCTGCCGGCCCGCAGCAGATTTTCGCTGGTACCCGGTCAGCAAGGCGGTGGGTAATGTCAGAAATGAGGGGGAATGGTTGGTTACGCCACTGGACAACGAAAAGCTGTAG
- a CDS encoding DoxX family protein encodes MRYSLFDGQRDIIILIARVLLMILFVLSGWAKLTGFDGTVGYMTSLGAPAPMLAAAIAVIMEFVVAILLILGFYTRPLAFLFALFVLGTALLGHPFWNMVDPERSANMTQFLKNISIMGGLLLLAVSGPGRFSVDGR; translated from the coding sequence ATGCGCTACTCCCTGTTCGATGGCCAACGCGACATCATTATCTTGATTGCCCGCGTGCTACTGATGATCCTGTTCGTCTTGTCTGGCTGGGCCAAGCTCACCGGCTTTGATGGCACGGTTGGCTACATGACGTCGTTGGGCGCCCCTGCCCCCATGCTGGCGGCTGCAATTGCCGTAATCATGGAGTTTGTCGTCGCCATCCTGCTAATCCTGGGCTTCTACACCCGTCCGCTGGCGTTTCTGTTTGCACTGTTCGTGCTGGGCACGGCGCTGCTGGGCCACCCGTTCTGGAACATGGTCGACCCCGAACGCAGCGCCAACATGACCCAGTTTCTGAAAAATATAAGCATCATGGGTGGCCTTCTGTTGCTGGCCGTGAGCGGCCCAGGGCGTTTTTCGGTGGACGGGCGCTGA
- a CDS encoding Y-family DNA polymerase yields MRSDPVFALIDCNAFYASCERVFRPDLTKTPIVVLSNNDGCVIARSYDAKPYVKMGEPYFQAKDKLRRHGIMAFSSNYALYGDMSERVMTLIESMVPDTEVYSIDECFADLSGIQENLTQFGRTLRSRIFQCTGIPVGVGIAGTKTLAKLANHTAKRLQAQTGGVVDITDPFKRDWVLRNTEVKEVWGVGRRMTAHLEAMGIHTAMDLAKADAWTLRQKFSVVVEKTARELAGTPCLELDEAEPPKQEICCSRMFGKRLTELAPIKQAVATYVGRAAEKLRAQGSVCKRMRVSIRTGMFNPDEAHHAQGALVELPYPTCDTLLMTRLATDAVGRIFRPGFRYSKAEVLLMDLRQPGEFSEDLFALKQSVACDRLMQVMDDINGRWGRGTMRAASVPAAPDWGMRREMMSQSYTTRIDQLWTVKC; encoded by the coding sequence ATGCGCAGTGACCCGGTATTTGCGCTGATCGATTGCAACGCGTTCTATGCGAGCTGCGAGCGGGTATTCCGGCCGGACCTGACCAAGACCCCGATTGTCGTGTTGAGCAACAATGACGGCTGCGTGATCGCCAGGTCGTACGATGCGAAGCCCTACGTGAAGATGGGCGAGCCGTATTTTCAGGCAAAGGATAAGCTGCGCCGCCACGGCATCATGGCCTTCAGCAGTAATTACGCGCTGTACGGCGACATGAGCGAGCGCGTCATGACCCTGATCGAATCGATGGTGCCTGACACTGAGGTCTACAGCATTGATGAATGCTTCGCCGATCTGTCGGGCATTCAGGAAAACCTGACGCAGTTCGGGCGAACCCTGCGCTCCAGGATCTTCCAGTGCACTGGGATCCCCGTGGGTGTCGGCATCGCTGGCACAAAGACGCTCGCCAAGCTGGCCAACCACACGGCCAAGCGCCTGCAGGCCCAGACGGGCGGGGTGGTCGACATTACCGATCCGTTCAAGCGCGATTGGGTGCTGCGCAACACAGAGGTGAAAGAGGTATGGGGTGTTGGCCGGCGAATGACCGCCCACCTCGAGGCGATGGGCATTCACACGGCGATGGATCTGGCCAAGGCTGATGCCTGGACGCTGCGGCAGAAATTCAGTGTGGTGGTGGAGAAGACTGCCCGCGAGCTGGCCGGCACGCCGTGCCTGGAACTGGACGAGGCCGAACCCCCGAAGCAGGAAATCTGTTGCAGCCGGATGTTCGGCAAGCGGCTGACAGAGCTGGCGCCCATCAAGCAGGCAGTGGCCACGTACGTTGGCCGAGCAGCGGAAAAGCTCCGGGCCCAGGGCTCAGTGTGCAAGCGCATGCGCGTCAGCATCCGCACCGGCATGTTCAACCCGGATGAGGCGCACCACGCACAGGGCGCGCTGGTGGAACTGCCATACCCAACTTGCGACACGCTGCTGATGACCCGGCTGGCCACCGATGCGGTCGGGCGAATTTTCAGGCCAGGGTTTCGCTACAGCAAGGCAGAAGTGCTGCTGATGGACCTGCGGCAACCAGGTGAATTTTCAGAGGACTTGTTTGCGCTCAAGCAATCAGTGGCCTGTGACCGACTGATGCAGGTGATGGATGACATCAACGGGCGCTGGGGGAGGGGGACGATGCGAGCCGCCAGCGTGCCGGCAGCCCCGGACTGGGGCATGAGGAGGGAGATGATGAGCCAATCCTATACGACGCGGATCGATCAGCTGTGGACGGTCAAATGTTGA
- a CDS encoding LexA family protein codes for MTITSLGTPTGGTAPLPLYSFHVPAGFPSPAADHLEGHISLDELFDLRAPHVYLVKVEGDSMQGAGIYSGDIVIVDRGREAEHGDVVIAAVNSEPVCKRLHRRDGVVILKSENPAYPPRYIMEGDELVIWGVVRYSVRDHAQ; via the coding sequence ATGACCATCACATCCCTGGGTACGCCAACCGGCGGCACCGCACCGCTACCGCTCTATTCGTTTCACGTTCCTGCGGGGTTCCCATCGCCTGCAGCGGACCATCTGGAAGGTCATATTTCCCTTGATGAACTGTTCGACCTGCGTGCGCCCCATGTGTATCTGGTAAAAGTCGAGGGTGACAGCATGCAAGGTGCAGGGATCTACTCGGGCGATATCGTCATCGTAGACCGCGGTCGCGAGGCCGAGCACGGCGACGTGGTGATTGCCGCCGTAAACAGCGAACCGGTCTGCAAGCGCCTCCACCGTCGCGACGGCGTGGTGATCCTGAAATCGGAAAACCCTGCCTACCCACCACGGTACATCATGGAGGGCGACGAGCTGGTCATTTGGGGCGTCGTGCGTTACAGCGTTCGCGACCATGCGCAGTGA